One window of the Candidozyma auris chromosome 6, complete sequence genome contains the following:
- the VPS70 gene encoding putative zinc metalloprotease: MEMEKNYVAATPRKGLASRILKFTIVSFAVFVCLLKINFSLFSTEKVENPREIVLGALEQNYARNWSQIYTAEKHLAGTNYGLVEFTRSKLEEYGAKTTVDDYDVLLTYPESHDLNLLDKKGKVVYKAPLKEDEIEEDRTSVGNDTVPTFLGYGANGNVTAEYVYVNYGSVEDFAWLKENGISVKGKIAVARYGNIFRGLKVKFAQDNGAVGVLIYTDPADDGEVTEANGYKQYPNGPARHESSVQRGSAQFLGGVGAAPGDPTTPGYASKKGAPRNDPHSSIGKIPVLPISYREVKPILAKLNGHGIKTPQSWKGGLKEFDYTTGPNPDSSLNLYSNQTFVITPIWNVYGEFEGENKNEAILIGNHRDAWIKGGAGDPNSGSAVLLEIARALGQLKDAGYKFKRSIILQSWDGEEYGLVGSTEYGEYAAKSLQKDVVAYYNVDVAVQGKILSLSASPVLNKVLRKIARLLPYPEKNSGSLYDHFKKESGDKIINLGSGSDYTVFLEHLGIPSVDMSFRSGKKDPIYQYHSNYDSFHWMEKFGDPGFVYHNLAAKYIALVALELSSHKVIEFSLDDYAKDLLKYFNEVKEIIPKDWLDKKVPHHSIAEYLSKYPDMEAASDEASQYNYQNTDVFPFPELLEPYQCRHMRTMLMRNADHHKKATFGEILKHTEQQLEDLEKKALLFDTESASLQERYDNRKNLHWWQRIKLYFEIKRQNKLIQYFERNFLYEEGLHERPWFKHIVFASGRFTGYAGQTWPGIREAVEDKDIERAVKWLGIAAKSAKKVSTGLSVE, from the coding sequence ATGGAGATGGAAAAAAACTATGTGGCCGCCACTCCGCGAAAGGGGTTGGCCCTGCGCATCCTCAAGTTCACCATTGTGTCGTTTGCAGTGTTTGtttgtcttttgaagatcaaTTTTTCGCTTTTCTCCACGGAAAAGGTTGAAAACCCACGCGAGATCGTGTTGGGCGCCTTGGAGCAAAACTATGCCCgcaattggctgcaaatttATACAGCAGAGAAGCATTTGGCTGGTACCAACTACGGCTTGGTGGAGTTCACCAGAAGCAAGCTCGAGGAGTACGGCGCCAAGACTACCGTCGACGATTATGACGTGCTTTTGACCTACCCGGAAAGCCATGACTTGAATTTATTGGACAAGAAGGGTAAAGTGGTGTACAAGGCACCATTGAAGGAGGACGAAATTGAGGAGGACCGAACCTCTGTCGGAAACGATACGGTGCCTACCTTTTTGGGCTACGGAGCTAACGGCAATGTCACTGCCGAGTATGTGTATGTCAACTATGGAAGTGTCGAGGACTTTGCGTGGTTGAAGGAAAATGGCATCAGTGTCAAGGGCAAGATTGCTGTTGCTCGTTACGGAAACATCTTCCGTGGTCTCAAGGTGAAGTTTGCACAAGACAATGGTGCTGTAGGAGTCTTGATCTACACCGACCCTGCGGATGATGGCGAGGTGACCGAGGCAAACGGTTATAAACAGTATCCCAATGGCCCAGCCAGACACGAGAGCTCAGTGCAGAGAGGAAGCGCTCAATTCTTGGGTGGCGTTGGCGCTGCTCCTGGTGACCCCACTACCCCCGGGTACGCTTCCAAGAAAGGGGCTCCAAGAAACGACCCTCATAGCTCCATTGGCAAGATTCCTGTGCTTCCAATCTCTTATAGAGAAGTGAAGCCGATCTTGGCAAAGCTCAACGGCCACGGTATCAAGACACCCCAATCGTGGAAAGGTGGCTTGAAGGAGTTCGACTATACCACGGGTCCAAACCCTGATTCTTCCTTGAACTTGTACAGTAACCAGACTTTCGTGATCACCCCAATCTGGAACGTCTACGGTGAGTTTGAGGGTGAGAACAAGAACGAGGCCATTTTGATCGGAAATCATCGCGACGCATGGATTAAAGGCGGCGCTGGTGATCCAAATTCTGGCTCTGCTGTCTTGCTTGAAATTGCCAGAGCTCTTGGCCAGCTTAAGGACGCTGGCTACAAGTTCAAGAGGAGCATTATCTTGCAGAGCTGGGATGGTGAAGAATATGGCCTTGTGGGCTCGACTGAATACGGTGAATATGCTGCGAAGAGCTTACAGAAGGATGTTGTAGCTTACTACAATGTCGATGTCGCCGTCCAGGGCAAGATTCTCTCCTTGAGCGCTTCGCCTGTGTTGAACAAGGTGTTGAGAAAAATTGCCAGACTCTTGCCTTACCCTGAAAAAAACTCTGGCTCTCTCTACGATCACTTTAAAAAGGAGCTGGGCGATAAGATCATTAATTTGGGCTCGGGTTCGGACTACACCGTTTTCTTGGAGCATTTAGGGATCCCCTCTGTTGATATGAGCTTTAGAAGCGGAAAGAAAGATCCTATTTACCAATACCATTCAAACTATGACTCGTTTCATTGGATGGAGAAGTTCGGTGACCCAGGTTTCGTGTACCACAATTTGGCTGCCAAGTATATCGCACTTGTTGCCTTGGAGTTGTCCAGCCACAAGGTGATCGAGTTTTCCTTGGACGACTACGCTAAAGACTTGCTTAAGTATTTTAATGAGGTTAAAGAAATCATTCCCAAAGATTGGCTCGACAAGAAAGTTCCCCACCACTCTATTGCTGAATACTTGTCGAAGTATCCGGACATGGAAGCGGCTTCAGATGAAGCGTCACAATACAACTACCAGAATACCGACGTGTTTCCCTTCCCTGAATTGTTGGAGCCATACCAGTGCAGACACATGAGAacgatgttgatgaggaatGCAGACCACCACAAGAAGGCCACTTTCGGTgagatcttgaagcacaCGGAGCAGCAATTGgaagacttggagaagaaagccttGTTATTTGACACCGAGAGCGCCAGCTTGCAAGAGCGTTACGACAACAGAAAGAACTTGCACTGGTGGCAGAGAATCAAGCTTTACTTTGAGATCAAGCGTCAAAACAAACTTATCCAGTATTTTGAGAGAAACTTTTTGTACGAGGA
- a CDS encoding Zn(II)2Cys6 transcription factor domain-containing protein translates to MGYKEYQGVLQLKGSMIISKKPLKSYKRSSTGCLSCKRRKIKCDETKDRCNKCIARKLDCQWPQPPHKEGSALVVQSYSNAKPVQNTFIAPKVSMTMQIDTLFLLQFAERFLPSIAQPHYTHKVSTQSLVHSVAEKSDLLRQVSIACGAFLVAFDDNNFRPIATSRYVDAITSFIKTIKRGKFDQEWVFLAIQVLQTLSLRDPDGCNASKCALHMNAAYELFIKGILQGQAKISALQRVLIENFLFNYSLTIMFCERDKIQALIPNPFDLFFSFHDVFLGLCQEDSHPQFSRLSIMAFQIAAKASWSCRMNVPLLDHEKHLHIELLHSAETCLQMSDSLIPESVSVFDTLTVTKVVLLTSIILLKKIICPDLRASFVQPQINATVAIINNANSNVILPIWSSFIGASASTTERDRRVFVQTLQKLMARSGSHLIDRVYKFLVGLWEIYTGDEPFDLLIDTNALSKICE, encoded by the coding sequence ATGGGCTACAAGGAATACCAAGGGGTGCTTCAGCTCAAGGGCCTGATGATCATTCTGAAAAAGCCTCTCAAGTCGTACAAGCGGTCGCTGACAGGTTGCCTCAGCTGCAAACGCCGAAAGATTAAATGCGACGAAACCAAGGATAGATGCAACAAGTGTATCGCCCGCAAGCTTGATTGCCAATGGCCCCAGCCGCCTCATAAAGAGGGCTCAGCCCTTGTGGTGCAGAGTTACTCAAATGCTAAACCAGTGCAAAACACCTTCATTGCCCCCAAGGTCTCTATGACCATGCAAATTGACAccctctttcttcttcaatttgcCGAACGATTTCTCCCCTCGATAGCCCAGCCTCATTACACTCACAAGGTGCTGACACAAAGTTTGGTGCATTCGGTGGCAGAGAAGCTggatcttcttcgccaGGTCTCCATCGCTTGTGGTGCCTTCCTCGTAGCTTTCGACGATAACAATTTCCGCCCTATTGCCACCAGCAGGTACGTTGATGCCATAACTCTGTTTATCAAAACAATTAAGAGAGGCAAGTTCGATCAGGAATGGGTGTTTTTGGCCATCCAGGTATTGCAGACGCTTAGTCTTCGAGACCCGGACGGCTGTAACGCTTCAAAATGCGCTCTTCACATGAACGCTGCCTACGAATTGTTCATCAAGGGGATCTTACAAGGCCAAGCCAAGATCTCTGCTCTTCAGAGAGTTTTAATTGAAAACTTTTTGTTCAACTACAGTCTCACCATCATGTTTTGTGAGAGGGACAAAATCCAAGCCCTAATACCCAACCCGTTTGATCTATTTTTTAGTTTCCACGATGTATTTTTGGGCCTTTGCCAGGAAGATTCCCACCCACAATTTAGTCGCTTGTCGATAATGGCCTTTCAGATTGCAGCAAAAGCAAGCTGGCTGTGTCGCATGAATGTTCCGCTTCTTGACCATGAAAAGCACCTCCACatcgagcttcttcacctgGCTGAAACGTGCCTACAAATGCTGGATTCGCTCATTCCTGAATCAGTACTGGTTTTCGACACTCTAACAGTGACCAAAGTCGTTCTTCTAACCTCAATCATTCTACTAAAGAAAATCATTTGTCCTGATTTGCGAGCAAGTTTCGTGCAACCACAGATTAACGCTACAGTGGCTATAATCAACAACGCCAATAGTAATGTGATACTCCCAATCTGGTCTTCTTTTATTGGTGCTAGCGCCTCCACAACAGAGAGAGACCGTCGAGTTTTCGTTCAGACCCTCCAAAAGTTGATGGCTCGCTCAGGGTCGCATCTTATAGATCGAGTTTACAAGTTCTTAGTGGGACTTTGGGAGATTTACACAGGAGACGAACCTTTCGATCTCCTCATCGATACCAATGCTTTATCCAAAATTTGCGAATAA